In Pseudanabaena yagii GIHE-NHR1, the following proteins share a genomic window:
- a CDS encoding NAD(P)H-quinone oxidoreductase subunit 4, whose protein sequence is MTLDQFPWLTAIVLLPLIASLLIPILPDKEGKTVRWYALGVGIADFILMCYAFWKNYDPSSATFQLAEKYTWIPQLGLSWAVSVDGISAPLVLLAGLVTTLSIFAAWQVNIKPRLFYFLMLVLYSAQIGVFVAQDLLMFFIMWEVELIPVYLLVSIWGGQKRQYAATKFLLYTAAASIFILVAGLAMALYGNNLTFDMAELSLKEFPLFLELPLYAGLLIAFGVKLAIFPLHTWLPDAHGEASSPVSMILAGVLLKMGGYGLIRLNMGLLEHAHVYFAPVLAMLGVVNIVYGAVNSFAQTNMKRRLAFSSVSHMGFVLIGIASFTDLGISGAMLQMLSHGLIASVLFFLAGVTYDRTHTMLLNEMGYIGKVMPKVFALFTVGALASLALPGMSGFASEIAVFVGMTSSDVYSSTFRTVTVFLAAVGVILTPIYLLSMLRQIFYACEGNPTCDINPSCDISDISLRSQGNQEVVCFGTSCALPSESDFSDARPREVFIAVCFLVPIIAIGAYPKMATNIYDTTTVMINSQMRQAHADISSLKKSPILAQPSSFPTLSEAKASSVVANK, encoded by the coding sequence ATGACATTAGACCAATTTCCTTGGCTTACCGCGATTGTCCTGCTCCCCCTCATAGCTTCCTTACTAATCCCCATATTGCCAGACAAAGAAGGCAAAACTGTGCGTTGGTATGCATTAGGTGTAGGCATCGCTGACTTTATTTTGATGTGCTATGCCTTCTGGAAAAACTATGATCCGAGCAGTGCAACCTTCCAGCTCGCGGAAAAGTACACATGGATACCCCAGTTAGGTCTCAGTTGGGCGGTCTCGGTCGATGGCATCTCTGCACCCTTAGTACTACTTGCAGGACTTGTTACTACGCTATCAATCTTTGCTGCGTGGCAAGTTAATATCAAACCCCGCTTGTTCTACTTCCTCATGTTGGTGCTGTATTCTGCACAGATCGGCGTATTTGTTGCCCAAGATCTCCTGATGTTTTTCATCATGTGGGAAGTAGAACTAATTCCTGTGTATTTGCTCGTTTCCATCTGGGGCGGTCAAAAGCGCCAGTATGCAGCCACAAAGTTTTTGCTTTACACCGCCGCCGCTTCCATTTTTATCTTGGTGGCAGGTTTAGCAATGGCTCTCTATGGCAATAACCTCACCTTTGATATGGCAGAGCTATCACTCAAAGAATTTCCTCTGTTCCTAGAGCTTCCCCTCTATGCAGGTTTGTTAATTGCTTTTGGTGTGAAACTCGCAATTTTCCCTCTCCATACTTGGTTGCCCGACGCTCATGGCGAAGCATCTTCACCTGTGTCAATGATTTTGGCTGGTGTCCTGCTAAAAATGGGTGGATATGGTCTGATTCGTCTAAATATGGGATTACTTGAACATGCTCATGTTTACTTCGCGCCCGTATTAGCGATGTTAGGCGTAGTCAATATTGTTTACGGGGCAGTGAATTCCTTCGCTCAAACCAATATGAAGCGCCGCCTTGCGTTCTCCTCAGTTTCGCACATGGGCTTTGTCCTGATTGGCATTGCATCTTTCACTGACTTGGGAATCAGTGGAGCAATGTTGCAAATGCTTTCCCATGGACTGATTGCCTCGGTCTTGTTCTTCCTTGCTGGTGTTACCTACGATCGCACCCACACAATGTTATTGAACGAGATGGGTTACATCGGTAAGGTCATGCCTAAGGTATTCGCTCTCTTTACGGTTGGCGCATTGGCATCTTTGGCTCTGCCTGGAATGAGTGGTTTTGCTAGTGAAATTGCTGTATTTGTGGGCATGACCTCCAGCGATGTCTATAGCTCTACATTCCGCACAGTCACGGTATTCCTTGCCGCAGTGGGCGTAATTCTCACTCCGATTTATTTGCTCTCCATGTTGCGTCAGATTTTCTACGCCTGTGAGGGTAATCCTACATGTGATATCAATCCTTCCTGTGATATCTCAGACATTAGTCTTAGATCACAAGGCAACCAAGAAGTGGTTTGTTTCGGTACAAGTTGTGCCTTACCTAGTGAATCTGACTTTAGTGATGCCAGACCTCGTGAAGTATTTATTGCGGTTTGCTTCTTAGTACCAATTATTGCGATCGGTGCTTATCCCAAGATGGCAACCAATATTTACGATACGACCACGGTGATGATTAACTCGCAAATGCGTCAAGCCCATGCTGATATATCATCGCTGAAAAAGTCTCCCATCTTAGCTCAGCCATCTTCTTTTCCTACACTTTCAGAAGCTAAAGCTAGTTCAGTTGTAGCGAATAAATAA
- a CDS encoding energy-coupling factor ABC transporter ATP-binding protein, translated as MHHNPISIENLSYVYPDGIQALKGINIQIAATERVAIVGANGSGKSTLLLHLNGILMPQQGEIVIGEMLIAPKNLLAIRNFVGLVFQNPDDQLFMPTVWEDVAFGPMNQGIKGDALKIRVSEALVAVGLDVTKYAERQSHNLSGGEKKRVAIAGVLAMQPQVLVCDEPSAQLDPRSRRQLIQLLRTLPETQLIATHDLDLVLELCDRTIVLSEGKIVYDGDTKQVLSDRQFLLAHALEMPLSLA; from the coding sequence ATGCACCATAACCCAATCTCTATTGAAAACCTCAGTTATGTCTATCCTGATGGTATTCAGGCTTTGAAAGGGATTAATATCCAAATCGCGGCAACGGAACGAGTGGCGATCGTGGGCGCAAATGGATCAGGTAAATCCACATTATTACTTCATCTCAACGGCATCTTGATGCCACAACAGGGTGAAATTGTGATCGGCGAAATGCTGATTGCACCCAAGAATTTGTTAGCAATTCGCAACTTTGTCGGTCTTGTGTTTCAGAATCCTGACGATCAGCTATTTATGCCTACGGTTTGGGAAGATGTTGCTTTTGGTCCCATGAATCAGGGAATCAAAGGGGATGCTCTCAAAATTCGGGTGTCTGAGGCATTAGTAGCCGTAGGTCTAGATGTGACTAAATATGCTGAGCGACAATCCCATAACCTGTCAGGGGGCGAAAAGAAGCGAGTGGCGATCGCAGGGGTATTAGCAATGCAACCACAGGTTTTAGTATGTGATGAACCATCCGCTCAACTGGATCCGCGATCGCGTCGTCAATTAATTCAGCTTTTGCGAACTTTGCCCGAAACCCAGTTAATCGCGACCCATGATTTGGACTTAGTCCTAGAGTTATGCGATCGCACGATAGTTTTGAGTGAAGGAAAAATTGTCTATGACGGGGATACAAAACAGGTATTAAGCGATCGCCAATTTTTGCTAGCCCATGCACTGGAGATGCCCCTCAGTCTTGCTTAA
- a CDS encoding 2Fe-2S iron-sulfur cluster-binding protein has product MPRIKLEPLGISINVSAKNRLWRSLKHAKVELAATCGGQGTCGTCALRVFDGASSLSPMQNLEQVTLKNIRKDASLYRLTCQTSVVDDGVVFYLDNKADKKLAQIFARLKNRLAPLNIYHPITGALLVQEGSLITQEILENLLSDA; this is encoded by the coding sequence ATGCCGCGCATTAAACTCGAACCTCTAGGAATTAGTATCAACGTCTCTGCCAAAAATAGATTGTGGCGATCGCTAAAACATGCCAAGGTTGAATTAGCCGCAACCTGTGGAGGGCAGGGAACTTGTGGTACTTGTGCCTTAAGAGTGTTTGATGGTGCGAGCAGTCTGAGTCCGATGCAAAACCTTGAGCAAGTAACTCTCAAAAATATTCGTAAAGATGCATCTCTTTATCGTTTGACTTGCCAAACATCAGTAGTTGATGATGGAGTCGTTTTTTATTTAGATAATAAAGCTGACAAAAAGCTAGCTCAAATCTTTGCTAGGTTAAAAAACCGACTTGCCCCACTAAATATCTACCATCCAATTACAGGCGCACTCTTAGTACAGGAGGGCAGTTTGATCACTCAGGAGATATTAGAGAATTTACTGAGTGATGCTTGA
- a CDS encoding 2Fe-2S iron-sulfur cluster-binding protein: MKQIKLQPLNQEVEVSTDSTLLSVLLEQEMNVLQACGGQGRCATCHIYVQSGKEALSPKSEQEILTLSFITTSQENSRLACQARVLQDGLVIEVPQGMYIGSIGELKSLIGKRAQQNLIHPLTGDVLVEEGKLILRSALEKMAEIDSTFTTDLSQILLPPEKSKVLHK, from the coding sequence GTGAAACAAATAAAACTACAACCATTAAATCAAGAGGTGGAGGTCTCAACAGACAGTACTTTACTCAGTGTTTTGCTGGAACAGGAAATGAATGTGCTTCAAGCCTGTGGTGGTCAGGGGAGATGTGCAACTTGTCACATATATGTCCAGTCTGGGAAAGAGGCTCTAAGTCCGAAGAGTGAACAGGAGATATTGACTCTCAGTTTTATCACTACATCTCAAGAAAATTCGCGTTTGGCTTGTCAAGCAAGGGTTTTGCAAGATGGTTTGGTGATTGAAGTTCCTCAAGGTATGTATATCGGCTCAATTGGGGAGTTAAAAAGCTTAATCGGAAAACGTGCTCAACAAAATCTAATTCATCCATTAACTGGTGATGTTTTAGTTGAAGAAGGCAAGTTGATTTTGCGATCGGCTTTAGAAAAAATGGCTGAAATTGATTCCACCTTTACTACTGATTTAAGTCAAATTTTATTACCTCCCGAAAAATCGAAGGTTTTACATAAGTAA
- the larE gene encoding ATP-dependent sacrificial sulfur transferase LarE — translation MLNAALSDKLDRLRHIFNEAAEVLVAYSGGIDSTLVAKVAFDVLGDRALAITANSPSLLPADLTAAKVQAEFIGIKHQIVQTEEMNNPNYTSNPINRCYFCKSELHDTLKPLAKTMGYGYVVDGLNADDLQDYRPGIQAAKERGVRSLLAEVGISKMEVRMLSQYLGMPWWDKPSQPCLSSRFPYGEEITIEKLRRVGNAEQYLRDRGWKGDIRVRSMGDTAKIEVPSDRLSEFINIIDMSQLTQAFRDYGFSSITLDLEGFRSGKLNDAIAQLKN, via the coding sequence ATGTTAAATGCCGCATTGTCCGACAAGCTCGATCGCTTACGTCACATTTTTAATGAAGCCGCCGAAGTCCTTGTTGCTTACTCTGGCGGCATCGATAGTACCCTTGTTGCCAAAGTTGCCTTTGATGTTTTAGGCGATCGCGCCCTTGCCATTACCGCGAATTCACCGTCTTTGCTACCTGCCGATCTTACTGCCGCTAAGGTTCAAGCGGAATTTATTGGCATCAAACATCAAATCGTCCAAACCGAAGAGATGAATAACCCCAATTACACCTCTAATCCGATTAATCGCTGCTATTTCTGCAAAAGTGAACTCCATGATACGCTCAAACCTCTTGCCAAAACGATGGGTTATGGCTATGTCGTCGATGGCTTAAATGCAGATGATTTGCAGGATTATCGTCCAGGGATTCAGGCTGCAAAGGAACGTGGCGTGCGATCGCTGCTGGCGGAAGTGGGCATTAGTAAAATGGAAGTACGCATGTTATCGCAATATTTGGGAATGCCTTGGTGGGATAAGCCCTCACAGCCCTGCTTAAGTTCGCGATTTCCCTATGGCGAAGAGATTACAATTGAGAAATTACGGCGCGTTGGCAATGCAGAACAGTATTTACGCGATCGCGGATGGAAAGGAGATATTAGGGTGCGATCGATGGGAGATACTGCCAAAATCGAAGTGCCAAGCGATCGCTTGAGTGAATTTATCAACATTATCGATATGTCCCAACTCACCCAAGCTTTTCGTGACTATGGCTTTAGCTCGATCACTCTAGATTTAGAGGGCTTTCGTAGTGGCAAGCTCAATGATGCGATCGCGCAGTTAAAGAACTAA
- a CDS encoding response regulator transcription factor, which produces MTNSDSVFEELVDKQHSKKMLIHLALAESKPSVSQVILQEIRKDNRWVPDLCSNYQQLVQTVTRQSSDLILLGKLEDLNWLEVCRRCLKQWQNLPIILMVEQMEVSDFFREWAIERGVHDVVSIHPQNVHLFQKSLMRNALKSIAQSANRSLRSIPAIQKDETLTWEATLVALNRLTKYSSSYLGPLAIGNYWKLSHASLVTLHPSLEYWKVDYQGQISCPFISEQIAPLTPEQLQDVQTWVRAFLKECERVIIDFSQILQSKALSVDVAKLISPIE; this is translated from the coding sequence ATGACTAATTCAGATTCTGTTTTTGAAGAATTGGTGGATAAGCAGCATTCAAAAAAAATGCTTATTCATTTAGCTTTAGCTGAGTCAAAGCCAAGTGTATCTCAAGTGATTCTCCAAGAAATCAGAAAAGATAATCGTTGGGTTCCTGATCTTTGTTCCAATTATCAACAGTTAGTCCAAACTGTGACTAGACAATCCTCTGACCTAATTTTATTAGGAAAACTAGAGGATCTTAATTGGCTAGAGGTATGTCGGCGCTGTCTTAAACAGTGGCAGAACTTACCAATCATTTTGATGGTTGAGCAGATGGAGGTTAGCGATTTTTTTCGGGAATGGGCGATTGAGCGTGGTGTCCATGATGTGGTAAGTATTCACCCTCAAAATGTACATCTATTCCAAAAATCATTAATGCGTAATGCTCTTAAAAGTATCGCCCAGTCTGCAAACAGGAGTCTACGCTCTATTCCAGCTATCCAAAAGGATGAAACTCTGACATGGGAAGCCACGCTTGTAGCCCTAAACCGCTTGACTAAATATAGTTCTAGTTATTTAGGTCCTTTAGCGATCGGTAACTACTGGAAACTAAGTCATGCCAGCTTGGTGACACTACACCCTTCTTTAGAATATTGGAAAGTTGATTATCAAGGTCAAATTAGTTGTCCTTTTATCTCTGAGCAAATTGCCCCGTTAACTCCTGAACAATTGCAAGATGTCCAGACATGGGTAAGAGCTTTCTTAAAGGAATGTGAACGGGTTATTATTGACTTCTCACAAATATTGCAGTCCAAAGCTTTGTCTGTGGATGTTGCTAAGCTAATTTCCCCCATTGAATGA
- a CDS encoding sulfite exporter TauE/SafE family protein, whose translation MNYFLLTGFSFIVGTVVGLTGIGGASLITPMLIFVFNVPTAIAVGSDIVAATMMKAIASISHWRQETLDFQVVKWLAFGSVPGALLGVVILHIMQSHGWSLDSFLLPSIGTMILLVTIAGLGQLSLATFAPNVSLLSFPTFDLNTTNGKIKAVLTGFILGCMVGLTSVSSGSLFALVLMTFFRLDSRKLVGTDITQAAILLGFTSLGHLSLGTVDWHIVIPIWIGSVPGVLLGSKLCKLAPQRALRYLIFVILLTVSWKLIHSA comes from the coding sequence ATGAATTACTTTTTACTCACAGGATTTAGTTTTATTGTTGGCACGGTCGTTGGATTGACGGGAATAGGTGGTGCTTCCTTAATCACACCAATGCTGATCTTTGTGTTCAACGTCCCCACAGCGATCGCTGTTGGCTCGGATATTGTCGCCGCCACAATGATGAAAGCGATCGCCAGTATTAGCCATTGGCGACAGGAAACCCTCGATTTTCAAGTAGTGAAATGGTTAGCCTTTGGCAGTGTCCCCGGAGCATTATTGGGAGTTGTCATTCTCCATATCATGCAATCTCACGGATGGAGTTTAGACTCATTTCTATTACCTTCCATCGGCACAATGATTTTATTAGTGACGATCGCGGGTTTAGGCCAATTATCTCTCGCCACTTTTGCCCCAAATGTATCTCTTCTGTCCTTTCCCACCTTTGATCTAAATACAACTAACGGCAAGATCAAAGCAGTCCTAACAGGATTTATACTTGGTTGCATGGTTGGGCTAACCAGTGTTTCCTCTGGATCACTCTTTGCTTTGGTACTGATGACTTTCTTTAGATTAGATTCTCGCAAATTAGTTGGCACTGATATTACTCAAGCCGCCATTTTGCTAGGTTTTACCTCATTGGGACATCTCAGCCTTGGTACGGTAGATTGGCATATCGTGATTCCTATTTGGATTGGTTCTGTGCCTGGAGTGCTTCTAGGGTCTAAACTCTGCAAGTTAGCACCTCAAAGAGCTTTGCGTTATCTCATTTTCGTAATTTTACTAACAGTTAGCTGGAAGTTAATCCACTCTGCATAA
- a CDS encoding globin family protein, with the protein MLTLLEDVLDRADGSYITPEDLRTLDRAIASWQQRRQTYDLVQLKENTILAQVMQQIQATAPDVSAKVNFDGGNKCNRDMALVLRYCATAMLLQDEELLKDRLLYWMQNIMVALKNQRVNDFVYRSLQKSVQEHLPPENADLLLPYIAIAHQWLSQ; encoded by the coding sequence ATGCTTACTTTATTAGAAGATGTCTTAGATCGTGCCGATGGCTCATACATTACGCCTGAGGATTTACGCACTTTAGATCGAGCGATCGCTTCTTGGCAGCAGCGTCGTCAAACCTACGATTTAGTTCAACTTAAGGAAAATACCATTCTGGCGCAGGTGATGCAGCAGATCCAAGCTACAGCTCCCGATGTCTCTGCAAAGGTGAATTTCGACGGAGGCAATAAGTGCAATCGCGATATGGCTTTGGTACTGCGCTACTGTGCTACTGCCATGTTGTTACAAGATGAGGAACTCCTCAAGGATCGCCTGCTGTATTGGATGCAGAACATTATGGTGGCACTCAAAAATCAAAGGGTGAATGATTTTGTTTATCGCTCTTTACAAAAATCGGTGCAAGAGCATCTTCCTCCAGAAAATGCAGATTTACTATTGCCCTACATTGCGATCGCTCACCAATGGTTAAGCCAATGA
- a CDS encoding lipid-A-disaccharide synthase-related protein encodes MKPKRVLFISNGHGEDLNACEVLKALRRKYANVETIALPLVGEGNAYRRAGVEIATPTKALPSGGFGYMSLRKQIADFQSGLISLTWQQIKAAKSCGQTCDFVFATGDVLPAIFAYITGLPYAIFLVSSSGFYENYFIPRWELALIMRSPRCRQILTRDAYSAKLLQQGGYQNASFAGYPIMDVLEPTGKHLHLIPNVPMIALLSGSRLPEAAENLALQLRLCIAISQEFAPNLVQFRAALVPSLMPQLPELATKAGWEYTDGKLYQRDSDISVICFSEAFPDILQQCDLAIGMAGTAVEQAVGLGKPVVQIMGNGPQFSYRFAEAQERLLGLSVQTIGKKSATPEILRDAAKCVKRTLGDRDYLERCRQNGLERVGSKGGSEGLADAIASHLFSS; translated from the coding sequence ATGAAACCAAAACGAGTTCTGTTTATTAGCAATGGTCATGGAGAGGATTTAAATGCTTGTGAAGTTTTAAAGGCTTTACGTCGCAAGTACGCGAATGTAGAAACGATCGCTTTACCACTGGTAGGAGAAGGAAATGCCTATCGTCGTGCTGGGGTAGAAATCGCGACACCGACTAAAGCTTTGCCATCCGGGGGATTTGGCTATATGAGCTTGCGTAAGCAAATTGCAGATTTTCAGTCGGGGTTGATTAGCTTAACTTGGCAACAAATTAAAGCCGCAAAGTCATGTGGTCAAACCTGTGATTTTGTATTTGCGACTGGCGATGTTCTTCCCGCAATTTTTGCTTACATAACGGGATTACCCTATGCAATATTTTTAGTATCCTCATCAGGTTTTTATGAAAATTACTTTATTCCGCGTTGGGAACTAGCACTGATTATGCGATCGCCTCGTTGTCGGCAGATTTTGACCCGTGATGCCTATAGTGCGAAACTGCTGCAACAAGGGGGATATCAAAATGCTAGTTTTGCAGGCTATCCGATCATGGATGTTTTGGAGCCAACGGGAAAGCATCTGCACTTAATCCCCAATGTGCCAATGATCGCTTTATTGTCGGGAAGTCGTTTGCCTGAAGCTGCGGAAAACTTGGCATTACAATTGCGCCTGTGTATAGCAATCTCCCAAGAATTTGCTCCTAATCTCGTTCAGTTTCGTGCGGCTCTTGTACCAAGCCTGATGCCGCAGTTGCCTGAGCTTGCCACCAAGGCAGGTTGGGAATATACCGATGGTAAGCTCTATCAAAGAGATTCTGATATTAGCGTCATTTGTTTTAGCGAGGCCTTTCCTGATATTTTGCAGCAATGTGATCTCGCGATCGGCATGGCAGGGACTGCCGTTGAGCAGGCTGTGGGATTAGGAAAACCTGTCGTCCAAATTATGGGAAATGGCCCCCAATTTTCCTATCGATTTGCCGAAGCACAGGAAAGGTTACTGGGTCTATCAGTCCAAACCATTGGCAAAAAATCCGCTACACCTGAAATTTTGCGAGATGCGGCAAAGTGTGTCAAAAGGACTTTAGGCGATCGCGATTATTTAGAACGTTGCCGACAAAATGGATTAGAGCGTGTAGGTAGCAAAGGTGGCTCTGAAGGCTTAGCCGATGCGATCGCCAGTCATCTATTCAGTTCTTAA
- a CDS encoding RNA 2'-phosphotransferase, translating into MDKSRNTSISKFLSKYLRHEPEQLGLSLGIGGWVQVDDLLVASAKHNFVISREELDEVVATNAKQRFSFDLTKTLIRANQGHSVEVDLQLEPRQPPDLLYHGTAEKNVESIRNLGLQKMSRHHVHLSSDLATAKTVGQRHGKPVVFEVNAAAMFKDGYIFYCSANQVWLVARVPPKYLQ; encoded by the coding sequence ATGGACAAGTCACGTAATACCTCAATCAGTAAATTTCTCAGCAAATATCTACGCCATGAGCCAGAGCAATTGGGCTTGAGCCTAGGTATTGGCGGATGGGTGCAAGTTGATGATTTGCTAGTAGCAAGTGCTAAGCATAACTTTGTAATTAGTCGAGAGGAACTGGATGAAGTTGTTGCTACCAATGCTAAGCAACGCTTTTCCTTTGATCTGACTAAAACTTTGATTCGGGCAAATCAAGGGCATAGCGTGGAAGTGGATTTACAACTAGAGCCAAGGCAACCACCAGATTTGCTGTATCACGGGACTGCGGAAAAGAATGTGGAATCTATTCGTAACTTAGGTTTGCAGAAAATGTCTCGTCATCATGTGCATTTATCAAGCGATCTGGCTACGGCAAAAACGGTGGGACAGCGACATGGTAAACCTGTGGTATTTGAGGTAAATGCGGCGGCAATGTTTAAAGATGGCTATATTTTTTATTGCTCAGCTAATCAGGTGTGGCTAGTCGCTCGCGTTCCACCTAAATATTTACAATAA
- a CDS encoding PDGLE domain-containing protein, giving the protein MINKNLIFVFIGLALALSMAGFLSPFASKEPDGLDRVSKDLKFAEKATSESPTKRLPFSQIFDEYSVKAIPKENEKLSTAIAGVTGTLVVFGLAWGIGKLTVRNSAPKE; this is encoded by the coding sequence ATGATAAATAAAAATCTTATTTTCGTATTTATCGGATTAGCTTTAGCTCTAAGCATGGCAGGTTTTCTGTCACCTTTTGCGAGCAAGGAGCCTGATGGACTAGATCGTGTTTCTAAGGATTTAAAGTTTGCAGAAAAAGCAACATCTGAATCACCAACTAAGCGACTTCCATTCTCCCAAATTTTCGATGAATACTCGGTCAAGGCAATTCCTAAGGAAAATGAAAAGTTGTCAACGGCTATAGCAGGTGTCACAGGTACATTAGTGGTATTTGGTCTAGCTTGGGGAATTGGTAAACTCACAGTGCGAAATTCCGCTCCTAAAGAATAA
- the cbiQ gene encoding cobalt ECF transporter T component CbiQ — MLLHIPLLETHGHLSPHHRDRFNFWASLAVHTHLLCIFLLVFAIALTPIGRWWTWAIYGIATLPILYWSKVDLRILIKRMAIEFAFISVILVGTLFRGGGQILWQWRWLQITTNGLTVLGSVGIKAFLSLLLLNILTLSTSVPLLLQALVTLKMPPLLISILASMYRYIGVLTNEFKAMHRAATARNFAPQNLYNYQRGDRAWQRQVLGNMLGVLFIRTYDRGDRIYQAMLARGYQGIPVVTESTSGGWRDRLAIGCIIIVILSGQVFIH, encoded by the coding sequence ATGCTCTTACATATTCCCCTGCTCGAAACTCACGGCCACCTATCTCCACACCATCGCGATCGCTTCAATTTTTGGGCTAGTTTAGCGGTTCATACGCACTTACTTTGTATCTTTCTCTTGGTTTTTGCGATCGCTTTAACTCCCATTGGTCGATGGTGGACTTGGGCAATCTATGGCATAGCAACTTTGCCAATTCTCTATTGGAGCAAAGTAGATTTAAGAATTCTCATCAAACGCATGGCGATCGAGTTCGCATTTATTAGCGTTATTCTCGTTGGAACTTTGTTTCGCGGTGGTGGGCAAATACTCTGGCAATGGCGCTGGCTACAAATTACCACCAATGGACTGACTGTTTTAGGAAGTGTTGGCATAAAAGCATTTTTATCTTTATTGCTGTTAAATATCCTTACTCTCAGCACTTCTGTACCACTTCTATTACAGGCTCTAGTTACGCTGAAAATGCCTCCACTCTTAATTAGTATCCTTGCATCGATGTATCGCTATATTGGCGTACTGACCAATGAGTTTAAAGCCATGCACCGCGCCGCAACTGCACGTAACTTTGCACCCCAAAATCTTTATAATTACCAGCGTGGTGATCGCGCATGGCAGAGACAGGTATTAGGCAATATGCTGGGTGTGTTATTCATCCGCACCTATGATCGTGGCGATCGCATCTATCAGGCGATGCTAGCCCGAGGCTATCAAGGTATTCCCGTCGTAACAGAATCCACATCGGGCGGATGGCGCGATCGCCTTGCTATTGGTTGCATTATTATCGTAATTTTAAGCGGTCAAGTTTTTATTCATTGA
- a CDS encoding V4R domain-containing protein: MTKSSTLSTGEAILPLTSLYQVCHYSRHTFFKFDQTKGQIRDWNQHQYVLASDDFIVSLLKGLEHEVGEASGWLMYLIGKEWGTDDAKDFKIWFERDYHLSINKSSLKFALETWWWPLTAQGWGKWNVDLSSIREGFIFIDLFDSAVAKSMGNIGKPVCFLYAGLLAGFFSVMLNRGLSSTEIQCYSMGNDFCRFLIGSETRIKAAEFWLSSGATAKEIEQRLLDQDLSSANGTSQAMETGGI, encoded by the coding sequence ATGACCAAATCAAGCACTCTGTCTACTGGGGAAGCAATTCTTCCATTAACCTCTCTCTATCAAGTTTGTCATTATAGTCGGCATACTTTCTTTAAATTTGATCAGACTAAGGGGCAAATTCGAGACTGGAATCAACATCAATATGTGTTAGCCAGTGATGATTTTATTGTGTCTTTGCTGAAAGGATTAGAGCATGAAGTAGGGGAAGCCTCTGGTTGGTTGATGTATTTGATCGGTAAAGAGTGGGGAACCGATGATGCCAAAGATTTTAAGATTTGGTTTGAGAGGGACTATCATCTCAGTATTAATAAATCGAGTCTCAAATTTGCCTTAGAAACATGGTGGTGGCCATTAACTGCTCAGGGGTGGGGAAAGTGGAATGTCGATCTCAGTTCTATTCGAGAAGGCTTTATTTTTATTGATCTCTTTGATTCGGCTGTAGCTAAGTCGATGGGGAATATTGGTAAGCCCGTATGTTTCCTCTATGCAGGGTTATTAGCAGGTTTCTTTTCCGTGATGCTAAATCGTGGATTGAGTAGTACTGAAATTCAATGCTATTCCATGGGCAATGATTTTTGTCGATTTTTGATTGGTTCTGAGACTCGGATTAAGGCTGCTGAGTTTTGGTTAAGTTCTGGGGCTACCGCTAAAGAGATTGAACAAAGGTTATTGGATCAGGATCTCTCTAGTGCCAATGGAACAAGCCAAGCTATGGAGACAGGAGGCATTTAA